A stretch of Telopea speciosissima isolate NSW1024214 ecotype Mountain lineage chromosome 11, Tspe_v1, whole genome shotgun sequence DNA encodes these proteins:
- the LOC122645092 gene encoding protein NEGATIVE REGULATOR OF RESISTANCE → MEMEMEMEMEKRKRSDYGEVDGRRTKVKEDHEGDLRAEEQVATEVETEAETETATEEEVEEFYTIIRRVHEVVRYFGGKRKGSEGEETAKKKGGSWTPSFRWEDFEEVMDVNVKGKKTKKIDGEAVEEESHVVSVSLDLNVEPEPGPEMI, encoded by the coding sequence atggagatggagatggagatggaaatggagaagaggaaaCGTTCGGATTACGGAGAAGTCGATGGAAGGAGAACGAAAGTAAAGGAAGATCATGAAGGAGATCTGAGAGCGGAGGAGCAGGTGGCAACTGAGGTGGAGACGGAGGCCGAGACGGAGACGGCGacggaggaggaggtggaggagttTTATACGATAATTAGAAGAGTACATGAAGTGGTTAGGTATTTTGGTGGGAAGAGAAAAGGGAGTGAAGGAGAGGAAACAgcgaagaagaaaggagggagtTGGACTCCATCGTTCCGGTGGGAGGATTTTGAGGAAGTAATGGATGTTAACGTTAAGGGAAAGAAAACGAAGAAGATAGATGGTGAAGCAGTGGAGGAGGAGAGTCACGTGGTTTCTGTGTCTCTGGATCTCAACGTTGAACCAGAACCGGGGCCGGAGATGATCTGA